A region of Subdoligranulum variabile DNA encodes the following proteins:
- the uvrA gene encoding excinuclease ABC subunit UvrA yields MNTAPKETKRKSKIQIDPNNRIVIKGAREHNLKNVDLVLPRNKLIVMTGLSGSGKSSLAFDTIFADGQRRYMESLSSYARQFLGQMEKPDVDEITGLSPAISIDQKTTSHNPRSTVGTVTEIYDYLRLMYARIGVPHCPICGREITQQSIDEMVDEVMKLPERTRFQVLAPVVRGRKGTQAKELEAARRAGFARVRIDGNMYDLGEEISLEKNIKHTVEIVVDRLVINDTVRGRLADSIETALAQTGGLVLVDVIGGEPMMFSQSYACPEHGISVEELTPRMFSFNNPFGACEKCTGLGTFMKVDPARVIPDKRKSIRESAIKASGWYYAEGSISEMTYVALGKRYGFTLDTPIKDFSEEALHALLYGTGEERIEMQRESMFGSGTYYNQFEGIIPNLERRFRETSSEWVKEEIALVMSSEECPACHGRRLKPTSLAVTVGGINIADFCDKSVSEELEFIRNAKVSERDEMIGAPIFKEVKERLGFLESVGLGYLTLSRGAASLSGGESQRIRLATQIGSALTGVLYVLDEPSIGLHQRDNDKLIATMKRLRDLGNTLIVVEHDEDTMRQADYIVDVGPGAGVHGGEIVAAGSVSDICKVKRSVTGAYLSGRKFVEVPETRREGNGKFLRVVKAHENNLQNITVDFPLGKMICVTGVSGSGKSTLINEILYKTLAAALNGARSRPGQCEEVQGMEWVDKVIGIDQSPIGRTPRSNPATYTGVFGDIRALFASTQDAKMRGYGPGRFSFNVKGGRCEACEGGGILQIEMHFLPDIYVPCDVCKGKRYNRETLEVKYKDKNISDVLDMTVEEACNFFANIPKIARKLQTLQEVGLGYIQLGQAATTLSGGEAQRVKLANELARRGTGQTVYILDEPTTGLHVADVHRLVKVLDKLVDAGNTVIVIEHNLDVIKRADYIIDLGPEGGSGGGRIVATGTPEEVAENPNSFTGQYLKPMLERARQLQQKEK; encoded by the coding sequence TTGAATACTGCACCGAAAGAAACCAAACGAAAATCCAAAATTCAGATCGATCCCAATAACCGGATTGTTATCAAAGGTGCCCGGGAACACAATTTGAAAAACGTGGATCTGGTGCTGCCGCGCAATAAGTTGATTGTGATGACAGGGCTGTCGGGTTCTGGTAAGTCCAGCCTGGCTTTTGACACTATTTTTGCCGACGGCCAGCGCCGGTATATGGAGAGCCTTTCCAGCTATGCGCGGCAGTTTTTAGGCCAGATGGAAAAGCCGGATGTGGATGAAATCACGGGACTTTCCCCGGCTATCTCCATTGATCAGAAGACCACCAGCCATAACCCCCGGTCTACCGTAGGCACGGTCACGGAAATTTACGACTATCTGCGTCTGATGTATGCACGGATTGGCGTACCGCATTGCCCGATCTGCGGCCGGGAAATCACTCAGCAATCCATCGATGAGATGGTGGATGAGGTTATGAAATTGCCGGAGCGAACCCGCTTCCAGGTACTGGCACCGGTGGTTCGTGGACGCAAGGGCACCCAAGCCAAGGAACTGGAGGCCGCACGGCGTGCGGGCTTTGCGCGTGTCCGGATTGACGGAAACATGTATGATCTCGGCGAAGAGATCAGTCTGGAAAAGAATATCAAGCATACGGTCGAGATTGTGGTGGACCGTCTTGTCATCAATGACACGGTTCGCGGGCGCCTGGCGGACTCCATTGAGACGGCCCTGGCGCAGACCGGCGGTCTGGTACTGGTCGATGTAATCGGCGGGGAGCCGATGATGTTCAGTCAGAGCTATGCCTGTCCGGAACATGGCATTTCGGTGGAAGAACTGACGCCCCGGATGTTCAGCTTCAACAATCCTTTTGGCGCCTGCGAAAAATGTACGGGTTTGGGGACCTTCATGAAGGTGGACCCGGCCCGGGTCATTCCAGATAAGCGCAAGTCCATCCGGGAAAGTGCTATCAAGGCCAGTGGCTGGTACTACGCGGAAGGCTCCATCTCGGAGATGACCTATGTTGCCCTTGGCAAGCGGTATGGCTTCACACTGGATACGCCCATCAAGGATTTCAGCGAGGAGGCACTGCACGCGTTGCTCTACGGAACCGGAGAGGAACGCATCGAGATGCAGCGGGAGAGCATGTTTGGCTCCGGCACTTACTACAACCAGTTTGAGGGCATCATTCCCAATCTGGAACGCCGATTCCGGGAGACGAGCAGCGAGTGGGTCAAGGAAGAAATCGCGCTCGTCATGTCCAGCGAGGAATGTCCGGCATGTCATGGTCGTCGGCTGAAGCCGACCAGTCTGGCGGTTACGGTGGGCGGCATCAACATCGCGGATTTCTGCGATAAGAGCGTCAGTGAGGAACTGGAATTCATCAGAAATGCCAAAGTCAGTGAACGGGACGAGATGATTGGCGCACCAATTTTCAAGGAAGTCAAAGAACGACTGGGATTCCTGGAAAGCGTAGGTCTGGGATATCTGACATTGTCCCGTGGAGCTGCTTCTCTTTCGGGCGGCGAGAGCCAGCGTATCCGGCTGGCGACACAGATCGGCAGCGCTTTGACCGGCGTGTTGTACGTGCTGGATGAGCCGAGTATCGGGCTACACCAGCGCGACAACGACAAACTGATTGCTACCATGAAACGTCTGCGCGACCTGGGAAATACGTTGATAGTCGTAGAACACGATGAAGATACTATGCGTCAGGCGGACTATATCGTGGATGTGGGACCGGGTGCGGGTGTCCACGGCGGTGAGATTGTGGCAGCGGGCAGTGTGTCGGACATCTGCAAGGTCAAACGCAGCGTGACCGGCGCCTATCTGTCGGGCCGCAAGTTTGTGGAAGTTCCGGAAACACGGCGGGAAGGCAATGGGAAATTTCTTCGGGTTGTCAAAGCGCATGAGAACAATCTGCAGAACATTACGGTGGATTTCCCGCTTGGCAAGATGATTTGCGTAACCGGTGTCTCCGGTTCCGGCAAATCCACATTGATCAATGAGATCCTGTATAAGACGTTGGCCGCAGCACTGAACGGCGCCCGCAGCCGGCCCGGTCAGTGCGAAGAAGTGCAGGGCATGGAATGGGTGGATAAAGTGATTGGCATTGATCAATCGCCCATTGGCCGCACACCTCGTTCCAATCCGGCAACCTACACCGGTGTATTTGGCGATATCCGTGCCCTGTTTGCCAGTACGCAGGACGCCAAGATGCGCGGTTACGGTCCCGGCCGTTTCAGTTTCAACGTCAAGGGCGGCCGCTGTGAGGCCTGCGAAGGCGGCGGTATCCTGCAGATTGAGATGCATTTTTTGCCGGATATTTATGTTCCGTGTGATGTCTGCAAAGGAAAACGTTATAACCGTGAAACACTGGAAGTAAAATACAAGGATAAAAATATCTCCGACGTATTGGACATGACAGTGGAGGAGGCCTGCAATTTCTTTGCCAACATTCCCAAGATTGCCCGTAAACTGCAAACGCTGCAGGAGGTCGGTCTTGGCTATATTCAGCTGGGCCAGGCAGCTACCACACTGTCGGGCGGTGAGGCACAGCGCGTTAAGCTGGCTAACGAGCTGGCACGTCGGGGAACAGGCCAGACGGTCTATATTCTGGATGAACCCACAACCGGCTTGCATGTGGCAGATGTACACCGCCTGGTAAAGGTACTGGATAAGTTGGTAGATGCAGGTAATACGGTTATTGTCATTGAGCACAATCTGGACGTAATCAAGCGCGCAGATTATATCATTGATCTGGGACCGGAAGGCGGCAGCGGGGGAGGTCGAATCGTGGCTACCGGCACGCCGGAAGAGGTGGCGGAAAATCCGAACTCCTTTACAGGACAGTATCTGAAGCCGATGTTGGAGAGAGCACGTCAGCTGCAGCAAAAAGAAAAATAA
- the miaB gene encoding tRNA (N6-isopentenyl adenosine(37)-C2)-methylthiotransferase MiaB, with protein sequence MEKLTYTHNDEAAKMLAAYYETPPLAFVRSYGCQQNVNDGEKIRGVLQDVGFGICDTLEDADLILFNTCAVREHAEQRVFGNIGALKKLKEQNPRLIIGVCGCMAQQPHIVEKLRQSYPYVDLVFGVDGIDRLPAMLAERLRRGKRYLETPEQRNAVVEEMPIRRDSGFRAWLPIMYGCDNFCTYCIVPYVRGRERSREPDAILAEFRDLITKGYKEITLLGQNVNSYGKGLGNPIDFADLLNLLCAVPGDYQIRFMTSHPKDASRKLIDTIAAQPHMCKHIHLPVQSGSNRLLQQMNRHYTVEQYLDLVDYARNKIPGVTFSSDIIVGFPGETEEDFEATLELVRKVGYMQLFTFIYSKRNGTPAAKMPDPTTHAEKAARMERLLRTQDEIAFAAIASMAGQNVRVLVEAAGRTPGTVNGRLDNNLVVEFPAPEMLIGQWARVNLTGSRAALLTGELVDE encoded by the coding sequence TTGGAAAAATTAACTTATACCCATAATGATGAAGCGGCCAAAATGCTGGCGGCTTACTACGAAACACCACCTTTGGCGTTTGTGCGCAGCTACGGCTGCCAGCAAAATGTCAACGATGGCGAGAAAATCCGCGGTGTATTACAGGACGTCGGCTTCGGTATCTGTGATACACTGGAAGATGCGGATCTGATCCTGTTCAACACCTGCGCTGTTCGAGAGCATGCAGAACAGCGTGTGTTCGGGAATATTGGTGCGCTGAAGAAGCTCAAAGAACAGAATCCGCGGCTGATCATCGGTGTGTGCGGTTGTATGGCTCAGCAGCCTCATATTGTGGAAAAATTGCGTCAGAGCTATCCTTACGTAGACCTCGTTTTCGGAGTGGATGGAATTGACCGCTTGCCAGCGATGCTGGCGGAGCGTCTGCGCCGCGGCAAGCGGTATTTGGAAACACCGGAACAGCGCAATGCCGTGGTGGAGGAAATGCCGATCCGCCGTGACTCAGGCTTCCGTGCCTGGCTGCCGATTATGTATGGGTGCGACAATTTCTGCACCTATTGCATAGTACCCTATGTACGTGGACGTGAGCGCAGCCGGGAACCGGATGCGATTCTGGCGGAATTCAGGGATTTGATTACCAAGGGGTACAAAGAGATTACTCTGCTGGGACAGAATGTCAACAGTTACGGCAAGGGACTGGGAAATCCCATCGACTTTGCTGATCTGCTCAATCTGCTTTGTGCCGTGCCGGGAGACTACCAGATCCGTTTCATGACCAGCCACCCGAAAGATGCCAGCCGTAAACTGATCGATACCATTGCCGCGCAGCCGCATATGTGCAAACATATTCATCTGCCGGTACAATCCGGCAGCAATCGGCTTCTGCAGCAGATGAACCGGCATTATACGGTGGAACAATATCTGGATCTGGTGGATTATGCCCGCAATAAAATACCCGGCGTGACATTTTCCAGCGATATTATTGTGGGATTCCCCGGAGAAACCGAGGAAGACTTCGAGGCGACGTTGGAACTTGTGCGCAAAGTGGGATATATGCAGCTGTTTACCTTTATCTATTCCAAGCGCAACGGCACGCCGGCCGCCAAAATGCCGGATCCGACCACCCATGCCGAGAAAGCGGCCCGCATGGAACGGTTGCTTCGCACGCAGGATGAGATTGCCTTTGCTGCCATCGCTTCGATGGCGGGGCAGAATGTTCGGGTCCTGGTGGAGGCTGCCGGTCGCACACCTGGCACAGTGAATGGTCGCCTTGACAACAATCTGGTGGTGGAATTCCCCGCACCGGAAATGTTGATCGGTCAGTGGGCGCGGGTGAATCTTACGGGTTCCCGTGCCGCACTTCTGACCGGTGAACTGGTTGATGAATAA
- a CDS encoding YlbF family regulator, producing MDCMDLFKKAAAAMQTDPRYLELDAARRANDADQELQGMIGEFNLARLDLNNESAKTETDAARVAELNQRINDLYTQIMASEGMVRYTAAKAECEAMVSYIDAIINTAMNGGDPMTVQQPEGGCTGSCATCGGCH from the coding sequence ATGGATTGCATGGATTTGTTTAAGAAAGCGGCTGCTGCGATGCAGACCGATCCCCGTTACCTCGAACTGGATGCGGCGCGCCGCGCCAACGACGCGGACCAGGAACTGCAGGGTATGATTGGTGAGTTTAACCTTGCGCGACTGGATCTCAACAATGAAAGCGCTAAAACGGAAACCGATGCTGCCCGCGTGGCGGAATTGAATCAGCGCATCAATGACCTGTACACCCAGATCATGGCCAGCGAAGGCATGGTGCGTTATACGGCGGCCAAGGCAGAGTGTGAGGCAATGGTGAGCTATATTGATGCCATCATCAATACGGCCATGAACGGTGGTGACCCCATGACCGTGCAGCAGCCGGAGGGGGGCTGTACCGGCAGCTGCGCTACCTGCGGCGGTTGCCATTAA